The following nucleotide sequence is from Kiritimatiella glycovorans.
ACAACCGACTGGCCCTGACGCAAAAGGGATAAACCCGCAACCATACGGAGCGAAACCATGACGAATGAAACCACGAGACGCGAATTCATGCAGAAGAGCGGTACGGCCGCGGCCGGACTCTGGCTGGCGGCGTCGCACGCCGCGCGGGTTCGGGCGGCGGAGACCTCCAGCGCCGGCCAGATCAATGTCGGCCTCGTCGGGGTCGGCGAACAGGGCCGCGTGCTGCTCAACGCGGCCAAGGACCTCCCCGGACTGAACTTCACGGCGGTCTGCGATATCTGGGAGTACAGTCAAAAATACGGGCGCAACTACCTGCGCAAATTCGGACACGATCCCGCCGTCTACACCGACTACCGCGAAATGCTCGAGAAACAGACCGACCTCGACGCCGTGATCGTCGCCACGCCCGACTTCGTGCATCACGAAATTACGATCGCCGCGCTGGAGGCCGGCAAAGACGTCTACTGCGAAAAGGCGATGTCCAACGACATCGAGAAGGCGCGCGCCATGGTCCGGGCGATGAAATCGACCGGGCGCCTGCTGCAGATCGGCCATCAGCGCCGCAGCAACCCGCGCTACATCCACACCTACCACAATCTTCTGAAGAAGGCGCGGATTACCGGCACGATGACCAACGCCAACGCGCAGTGGAATCGCGCCAAAGTCGAACCGCGCGGGTGGCCGGATAAGTACACGATCCCGCAGGATGTGCTTACAAAATTCGGATATGCCGACATGCAGCAGTTCCGCAACTGGCGCTGGTACAGGAAATACGGCGGCGGACCCATCTTTGATCTCGGCGCCCACCAGATCGACATCTTCAACTGGTTCTTCGGCGGAGCCCCCAGGACCGTGACCGCCGACGGGGGCAACGACTTCTACAAGGACTGGGAGTGGTACGACAACGTCATGGCCATCTTCGAGTACGATACGCCCGACGGGACGGCCCGCGCCTTCTACCAGACCCTCAACACCACCAGCGCCGGGGGCGGCTACTGGGAGATGTTCATGGGCACCGAGGGCACCGTCAAAATCGCCGAGAATCCGAAGTGGACGCGGGTCTACCGCGAAGCGCACGCGCCGGACTGGGAGAAGTGGTTCAAGCTGCACTATCTCGAAAAGATGGACATGCCCGGACCGCAGCAGGCCGAGGCCGGCAAGGTCGATGTGCGCGAGACCGCGCCGCTCGTGGCCTTCAAAATCCCGGTCACGCTGAGTAAGCCGATCCACCAGCCGCACCTGGAAAACTTCTTCGCGGCCATGCGCGGCGAAGAGGAACTGAACTGCCCGGCCGACCACGCCTTCGAGAGCGAAGTCGCGGTGTTCAAGGTCAACCCGGCCATCGAAGCCGGACGCAAGATGACCATCACGGACGAGGATCTGGCGGTCTAGCGGGCGCTGTTCCGGGATCAAGGAAGGGCACGAATGGCATCCACGAAGCTGGAATTCACTACCGGCATATCAGGACTGGATCGAATGCTCCACGGGCTGCGGCCCGGGGACAATGTCGTCCTGCAGGTCGGTCGCATGGACGAGTATTCGCCGCTGGTGGAACCGTTCTACCGCGCGAACCTCGCCGAGGGTAAAAAGCTCATCTACTTCCGCTTCGCGCGTCACCGGCCGCTGATCCCCGACGACGCCGGCGCCGAGGTGCACCACCTCCATCCCGAGGCGGGGTTCGAGCGGTTCATCACCGAGACGCTCGATATCATCGAGCGGGCGGGGCCCGGCGCCTGTTACGTCTTCGACTGCCTCTCGGATCTGGCGGTCGACTGGTACAGCGACCGGATGCTGGGCAACTTCTTCATGCTCGCCTGCCCCTACCTCTACCGGCTGGACACGATCGCCTACTTCGCGCTGCTGCGTAACAATCACTCCTCGCTGGCCATCGACGCGATCCGCCGGACCGCGCAGGTCGTGATGACGGTCTACCGCAACCACCGCGAGCTGTACGTGCACCCCCAGAAGGTCGACCAGCGCTACTCGCCGACCATGTACGTCCTGAACCACTGGAAGGGCGAGGCGTTCCAGCCGGTGACCGACAGCGCCGTGACCGCGGACATCCTCAGCGACACGACGCAGCCGTGGCTGGAATTCGCCAACCGCCGCCCCGAAGTGTGGACCCGCACGGTGATGCGTGCGCAGGAGGTCTGCGAGCAGCTGACCTCGCAGGACGCGGAGCCCGGGGACGACGAGGAACTCTACCTGCGGCTGTTGCGTATGGCGGTCTCGCGCGATGAACGGTTCATCGATCTCTGCCGGCGCTATTTCTCGCTCAGGGATCTGCTGGCGATCGTGCAGCGCATGATCGGCACGGGGCTGATCGGCGGCAAATCGCTGGGCATGCTCCTGGCCCGCGCCATGCTCTGCGCGAAAAACCCGGCCTGGCAGGCGAAGCTCGAAGTCCACGATTCCTTCTTCGTGGGCTCGGATGTCTTCTACACCTATCTCGTGCAGAACAAATGCTGGTGGCTGCGGCGGCGCAAGGCCGACAGCACCATGGAAGAGGTTCTCGACAATGCGGGCGCCGCCCGGGAGAAAATCCTCGCCGGCGCGTTTCCCGAGGACATCCGCAACCAGTTCATGGAGATGCTGAACTACTTCGGACAGTCGCCGATCATCGTCCGCTCCAGCAGCCTGCTCGAGGACAACTACGGCAATTCCTTCTCGGGCAAGTACGATAGCGTGTTCTGCACGAATCAGGGTACGCCGGAGGAGCGGTTCGAGGAGCTGCTCTCCGCCATCCGGACCGTCTATGCCAGCACCATGAACCGGGAGACGCTGACGTATCGCTCCGACCGCGGGCTGCTGGACCGGGACGAGCAGATGGCGCTGCTGATTCAGCGCGTTTCGGGGAACGCCCACGAAGGCCTCTTCTTCCCCCATATGGCCGGCACGGCGTTTTCGTTCAATCCCTACGTCTGGAACCGGGACATCGATCCCGAGACCGGC
It contains:
- a CDS encoding Gfo/Idh/MocA family oxidoreductase, producing MTNETTRREFMQKSGTAAAGLWLAASHAARVRAAETSSAGQINVGLVGVGEQGRVLLNAAKDLPGLNFTAVCDIWEYSQKYGRNYLRKFGHDPAVYTDYREMLEKQTDLDAVIVATPDFVHHEITIAALEAGKDVYCEKAMSNDIEKARAMVRAMKSTGRLLQIGHQRRSNPRYIHTYHNLLKKARITGTMTNANAQWNRAKVEPRGWPDKYTIPQDVLTKFGYADMQQFRNWRWYRKYGGGPIFDLGAHQIDIFNWFFGGAPRTVTADGGNDFYKDWEWYDNVMAIFEYDTPDGTARAFYQTLNTTSAGGGYWEMFMGTEGTVKIAENPKWTRVYREAHAPDWEKWFKLHYLEKMDMPGPQQAEAGKVDVRETAPLVAFKIPVTLSKPIHQPHLENFFAAMRGEEELNCPADHAFESEVAVFKVNPAIEAGRKMTITDEDLAV
- a CDS encoding PEP/pyruvate-binding domain-containing protein, whose amino-acid sequence is MASTKLEFTTGISGLDRMLHGLRPGDNVVLQVGRMDEYSPLVEPFYRANLAEGKKLIYFRFARHRPLIPDDAGAEVHHLHPEAGFERFITETLDIIERAGPGACYVFDCLSDLAVDWYSDRMLGNFFMLACPYLYRLDTIAYFALLRNNHSSLAIDAIRRTAQVVMTVYRNHRELYVHPQKVDQRYSPTMYVLNHWKGEAFQPVTDSAVTADILSDTTQPWLEFANRRPEVWTRTVMRAQEVCEQLTSQDAEPGDDEELYLRLLRMAVSRDERFIDLCRRYFSLRDLLAIVQRMIGTGLIGGKSLGMLLARAMLCAKNPAWQAKLEVHDSFFVGSDVFYTYLVQNKCWWLRRRKADSTMEEVLDNAGAAREKILAGAFPEDIRNQFMEMLNYFGQSPIIVRSSSLLEDNYGNSFSGKYDSVFCTNQGTPEERFEELLSAIRTVYASTMNRETLTYRSDRGLLDRDEQMALLIQRVSGNAHEGLFFPHMAGTAFSFNPYVWNRDIDPETGIVRLVAGLGTRAVDRTEDDYTRLVALNAPMKQPFDDEDARRFSQRRMDVLDLENNQLDSFPVEDIMRRLPERLLPHLAVRDSRVEEFARQRGEMRTAWRLSFDRTLSEDTFVKDLRDMLHILHEAYRYPVDVEFTANITGDRKLLYNLVQCRPFQVQVSAQGHLVQWPESLTAEDTLLESSGPVIGPGLAGEIDRILYVVPEAYSKLSTQDRYGVARLIGRITHLETEERRKTLMLIGPGRWGTRSPSLGVPVTFAEINRTSVLCELAMMHEGLVPDVSLGTHFFNDMVEAGLICLAVFPGREGNSFSPEFLKSSPNRLVEVLPDALRWQEVLRVVDGDQFGKHQRLYFRADPMKQRAVCYKA